In Pseudorasbora parva isolate DD20220531a chromosome 1, ASM2467924v1, whole genome shotgun sequence, the DNA window tgtggcccttggacccaaaaggaacaattttactctcatcagtccacaaaatgttcctccatttctctttaggccagttgatgtgttctttggcaaattgtaacctcttctgcacatgcctttttttttaacagagggactttgcgggggattcttgaaaatagattagcttcacacagacgtcttctaactgtcacagtacttacaggtaactccagactgtctttgatcatcctggaggtgatcattggctgagcctttgccattctggttattcttctatccattttgatggttgtcttccgttttcttccacgtctctctggttttgctctccattttaaggcattggagatcattttagctgaacagcctatcattttttgcacctctttataggttttcccctctctaattaactttttaatcaaagtacgctgttcttctgaacaatgtcttgaacgacccattttcctcagctttcaaatgcatgttcaacaagtgttggcttcatccgtaaataggggccacctgattcacacctgtttcttcacaaaattgatgacctcagtgattgaatgccacactgctatttttttgaacacacccctttcaactaattcaactaattgcccaattgcacagccttaagagcgtgcatatcatgaatgctgggtctcatttgttttctgagaatctactgaacctactggtaacttgtttgccacgtagcaataaaaaaatatacgaaaaaccttgattattctggttagtcacattgtactgctattattttgaacaatactgtactaGTAAGAAGAATTTGTCTCTTTTGCGTGTACCACTTCAAAGAAACACTCAAGGCTACCTTTGTGCTGCCTTTCATAACCCAAAcaataatgaaaacaataatGTATGTATATTTAGAATGTCTAATTATGAGTGTTGTTAATCCATTAATCTCAGTTATTTTATTCTGTCAAAGCTGTGGTTTCTTGTGAgatttatacattattttattgttgtaaTAATGTATAGAAAAAGGATACAGTCATCTTACATAGTGAGTATTTTTTGGATGTATAAATGTTATCTTTATAATATAACACTTTTTTCCTCACACTTTACAATGTACTACATGAAATTGCATAGACCAAGTTTGTCTATCAGGCAGCAATGTAATAATCACATTTGTGGGTCcatgatataaaataaatataatatgttcAGTGTATCGTAAAAAGACCTTTGAACATTGGTTATGTAATGTGCAAGCACCTTAGCTCATGCATGTGACCTACATGTCTCAGGGAACACGGAAGTAGGTGAAAGGTCACCACTCCTTTCCCCCTGCAAACAAACACATTGCCTCCAGCGTTACGACAGCACGGacgagcacacacacaaacgttgTAGTAGTTGCCATGGAACATAAATCAAACTAACTTCAATATTGTCTTTATTTAGACTTGTTAGCCAAATATTTAGGTATCGGTCTCTAGTATTTCCGGGTATTCATCCTCTTTCTGTCGCGCATTAGTAAATGAATTGTGAAGCAACTGACTAAAGGAGGTCTACCCTACAGGTATTCATGAAATTACACGCACCATTAGAGAATCTATAATATTCTATAATAAACATTTACAATCGATCTTTCATTCGTCAGAGATGATACACGCGAACTTCCGTTCATTACATAGAATTCAGCCACTATGTTTTATTTTCGTTATTTAAATTTGGTGAGAAATGAAGAGAAAATACAAACAGCATATATCACTTACCGTGAAGACGTGGGTAATGTAGCCGCGGTTATTTCAGCCTTATATAGTGCTGAGAAGCGTGAGAACTCCCTGTGTTGGAAGTGGGTGAAGGGTCACATGCACTATAACGCTGCTCCCGCTGCtgctaccacacacacacacacacacacacacacacacacagaaagagagagagaaagacagacataCAGCATACACATAATATGTTCGCTATACAGTGGGTCTGCCAAAATTACGTGCAGCTTTGCTTGACATCACTTCCCAATGCTtggtaatgcattttatttgagCTTATAATATGTGGATCACTatacttaaattaatatatatatatatatatatatatatatatatatatatatatatatatatatatatatatatatatatatatatatatatatatatatatatatatatatatatatatatatatgtatgtatagccTAGTCCTATgcaatatttatttgtaaatatatatattttaaactgcaTTATAGTACAGTATACTTTtcattacacaaaaatatacagtGGATATAAGATTCCTGCTATTAAATCATCTGTTAAAAAAATGAGACAAATATAATATCAGAAATGttgcacatttaaaataaaaatgacaaccTGCGATGCCAATGAAAAACAAAGTAACATTTCAGAGAACTGCATAACTTTAACTGTACACGTCACAGACAGACGTTGACAGCCTGGGTCTCTTTTTTGAAGATTGTTGGATCAGCATAAAATTGATTGGCAGTTAAGGTTAGTACACATTACACAACAGACCTATTAACAATTTAGAGTCTACAAATAGCTTTctagatttattattattattattattattattattattattatttacattacgattttctttcccttttgatgtaataaaatatttaatacaaaatgattgagcctccatggatcggacttgtttgtttagcacatcccaaagatgctcgattggattgagatctggggaatttggaggccaaatcTACACCTCAAACTCagtgtgctcctcaaaccattcctgaaccatttttgctttgtggcatggtgcattatcctgctgaaagaggccacagccaccagggaatatcaTTTACATGAAAGGGTTTATAtgttctgcaacaatgcttaggtaaggggtacatgtcaaagtaacatccacatggattgCAGGACCCATGGTTTCCcaacagaacattgcccaaagcattacactgcctccgccagcttgccttcttcccatagtgcatcctgatgccatgtgttccccatgtAAGCGACGCAAactggccatccacgtgatgtaaaagtaaatgtaattcatcAGAGCAGGCTACCTTCTTCTATTGCTCCATggttcagttctgatgctcacatgccactgttggcgctttcggcAATGGACAGGTCAGCGTGGGCACCccgactggtctgcggctatgcaagCCCATCTGCAACAAACTGCCATGCACTGTGTGCTGAcgcctttctatcagaaccagcattaacttcttgagcaatttgagctacagaagCTTGTCTCTATGATCAGACCACACAGTCCAGCCTTGCTCCCCActtgcatcaatgagccttggccgcccaatACCCTGTCACCGGTTGACCAATGGTCCTTCCTTAGACCACTTTTGGTAgaaactgaccactgcagaccaagAGCTGCGGTtttagagatgctctgacctAGTCGTCTAACCTTTGCAATTTTGCCCATGTCAAAATCattcaaatccttacgcttgcccattttttattattatattatattatattatattatattatattatattatattatattatattatattatattatattatattatattatattatattgtattatattatattatattatattatattatattatattatattatattatattatattatattatattaattatattatattatattatactctGGACTATATTACCTTTTTTTAGCACACCAAGGTGACTGTGAAAATGATATTATCCATCTATGACATCTTGTTGCACAGGAgtaaatatgaggaaacacaaatgccaaattcccttaatcattcatcacaatgagtaaaaccaaacgatatagttctgatgtgcagcaaaagattgttgagcttcacaaaatagaaagtggcttTAGGCAAATATACTAGCGCATTGAAAATTCCCATTTTCActatcagggcaataattaagaagtttAAATCAACTAAATCTAAAACAAATCTGCCTGGGAGAGGATGTGTGTCTATATTGTCTAAATGCAAGGCGAGGAGAAGCCTTTGAGTAGCCAAAGAATCTCCAAGGATCTCAGATGGAGAATTgtagagattagttgagtcttggggtcagacacgactggaaaTTCAAAAGGAAcgtggttctgtggtcagatgaagcTCAAGCTGAAGGATCTGCAGAGAttctgtatggaggaatggtctctgatctcatcaggtgttctccaaacgcatcaggcattataggagAAGACTCAAGGCTGTTATCTTGGCaaaaggaggttgcaaaaagtatttaataaaggGTTACAATAATTATCACAAACTTGTtttgaagaaaaacatttatttcataatgtgatttaccccctactttgttattttacttcaataaaagtttcgatttttgtgaatttattgaataaaagataaaaaggataaatgcttatttttacatccatctttgatcatatttaccaggggtgccaataattctgacctcaatcatatatagtcacactaaaATTTACTCAGACACCTTCAACGTTTATTTGCTATATAGAAAATGGTAAAATAATTGTGTCCAAaaaaattcatcttgataatgtcagataactgaCAGAAAggtggattacaatcaaccaatcagttgTCAGCTATTAATAATACCAATTTAAgcttaattttgttcagtttgtggtgtaaaaggttgcattagcaataattaaaaaaaaaaaaaaaatacttacacaAAACTCAAAGTTATTTTGAAAcaataattttggtcccaaatcTTTTATCAATTTTACTGGTCCACTGTATTAAGAATGTTTGGGCGTAATATATAACAGTTGACTtaattttgctatcctcacttacataaataaaGTGTTCTGCACCCActaaagaaaaaagtaaaataaaatacaaaatacatctggtgtctgaataagTTTTGGTTTGACACCTGTCAATTAACAAATTGCACATTCAAAGATTTAAGGACTCGAATAGTGTTGACATAAATGTCGGAATTATTTTGAAAAGCTTCAAAGCTTTAAAATAAACTCAAGAAACACCataagtgtatcataaatatggtaCACACTAATATAGATTTGTAAAATAGACCAAATTCATAATTTACTGACAATCTCCCTCTTTTGGATCATTGAGTCAGTCTTGAAAACCAGATTATTTTGTGAATCAGAAAGAATGACGCATTCATGATAAATATTAAGAAGtctcaggtttggaacaacataagggtgagtaaatgatgactgcaTTTTCCTCTTTCCGTGAACTATTCCTTCAAAAAACTTTTGacctgttattaaaaaaaacaatagcaccacacacacacgccttggaaattttattacaaaaaagaaTATACACAACATATATCTCAGGAATGGACCTACTCATGGTAGAAGAACACATAAGTCCACATAAATATTCCTGCCCGCAGTCATCTTGGTTTGTCTGGAATATGTCATCCCAGATAGTACTTTTCCCATTACTTCTCATAGGattaaaataatacttaatacAACACACACCGTTTCATAAAATGAATACTGTTCAGCTTTTTCATAAATATAAACACTcacagtttaatattttaaagcttgttataaaatatatagatttaGGGCACACAAAACATATAACATTTACAAGGAAGAGCAAATGTGTTCCTCCAAATGTATCATAGAAACTAATAATAATcaaatttatgtttttaatatgtTCATGCCATATATCTTTTGgaggattgtcagactgaatgtttaaaaaaaactattccaAATACATGCTTTCATAATAATGTAAATATGAATAAGACAGCTATACATTTGTACAATGAAAACTATATTCCCCCTGTTTAACCAAACATGAATTTTCTCTGAAACATTCAAGTAATGCCAATGCAAATGAGAAAATGTTTCCACAAACACAGCCTACGTCATTATCTGAGGAAATAGTGAGAAACCTAACACTGAATCTAACAGTGTTTTGTATGTCTCCTCTTAGAGGTAAAACCTCCATATTGGCTAGACTGAGATTCCAGTCGTATTACTATAAGCTGCAAATGTCATTAAAGATTCAATGTCAGTATTATTGCCAAGTTTAAAGCATTTAATGGCTGTCCATCATGTATGATTGCTGCTATATTAAGTGAATACTGGCTTTCATTTATTGCACAAAAGTAGCTGCATCATTTTTGCCAAGTAGCTACAGAGAAATAACATTTATTCCTAAAAGTGAATAGTACATTTTTGTTACTAGTACTTATTTTAGTTATTATTACGTAATACAATTTCTTTCATTATTTTCTGCTAGCTTTTTTCTCACTGATAGTGACAAGAAACTATTCAGAATTTTCCCCATGCAGTACTTCTAAAGGGATCTGTGGTTCAGACAATAGCGACTATTccttttttagttttgtttaaatataaagcCCTATTATAGTTTCATAGTAGGCTAATAATTGAATACAAACTAAGACCTATAGGCCTGCAAAGTGAGATTGTAAATAACAACTGGGGTAGAGTGTCTCAGAAATAGGTAAGTATTTGCAGTAAATACAGTACAAGTAAATCAGGACTATTTGGATAGTTTTAATAACCGACTTAGCCTATAATAAATGGTTTCTAAGCAAACTGAAAAGATAAGGTGGGATATTAGCCATTTAGGTAAGTAATACAGTAATGGTTAAttttaagaaattaatgttaATCCGCGCTGACATAAAGTCAGATTGAGTTGAGATTTGATTGCGTAGCCTACTGGTGGCAAACAAACAGTCATCTACACCTTCATATAGTCGTTCTTCAGGCGGCTTAACCGGGTCCCGTGACTCCGGATGATGAGTGACAACAGCTCGTGTTTGTCCTTCAGTCCCAGTGAGATGTCCAGTGTCTCCTTCAACACGTCGCGCGTGTGCACGATCATGTTAAGGAAGTCGTCGCTGATCTTGTGCTCCTCTTTCAGCTCGTTTTCCTGACTCTGTTTGAATTTCACCTCCAGCTCCAGAAGAGACTTCTCGGAGTTGGAAAACGCCTCGCTGATCTGGGTCGTCTCCCGTCTCAGATATTTCCCATAGCTGTCTTCTCCGTCCAGGTCGAAGGAGATGCTCTTTCCGATACCCTCGAGCACACGCGCCGCGTCCTCGATGTGCCGCTTGATGATGGTGAAATCGTCCCGGATCACCGAGTCCTGGTCCTCGTCCAGGGTGCATTTGCGATTGTCGATCATTTTGAACAGCATCTGACATTTCTCGGGATCGTCATTATCTTCATAGAAGCCGTCCGGCACGAAATAATGATGAAAAGTGCCGTTGGACATCTCCGGGTGGAGGGGTCCCGAAAAGAAAGCTGCTCCGAGACGCAATGAGACCAGACAGGCTATCAGTATGACCAGAGGGGAAGCCATCGTACCCACC includes these proteins:
- the fibinb gene encoding fin bud initiation factor, with product MASPLVILIACLVSLRLGAAFFSGPLHPEMSNGTFHHYFVPDGFYEDNDDPEKCQMLFKMIDNRKCTLDEDQDSVIRDDFTIIKRHIEDAARVLEGIGKSISFDLDGEDSYGKYLRRETTQISEAFSNSEKSLLELEVKFKQSQENELKEEHKISDDFLNMIVHTRDVLKETLDISLGLKDKHELLSLIIRSHGTRLSRLKNDYMKV